A single region of the Salvia splendens isolate huo1 chromosome 18, SspV2, whole genome shotgun sequence genome encodes:
- the LOC121776007 gene encoding eukaryotic translation initiation factor 1A-like, with the protein MPKNKGKGGKNRKRGKNEADDEKRELVFKEDGQEYAQVMRMLGNGRCEATCIDGVKRLCHIRGKMHKKVWIAAGDIILVGLRDYQDDKADVILKYMPDEARLLKAYGELPENTRLNEGIAGGLDEEDDGPGDDYIEFEDEDIDKL; encoded by the exons ATGCCGAAGAACAAGGGTAAGGGAGGGAAGAATCGGAAGAGAGGGAAGAACGAAGCCGATGACGAGAAGAGAGAATTGGTTTTCAAGGAAGACGGACAGGAATACGCGCAGGTCATGCGAATGCTCGGTAACGGACGGTGCGAGGCCACGTGCATCGACGGCGTCAAGCGCCTCTGTCATATCAGGGGCAAGATGCACAAGAAGGTTTGGATCGCCGCCGGCGATATTATCCTCGTCGGTCTCCGCGATTATCAG GATGACAAGGCTGATGTGATCCTGAAGTACATGCCCGACGAAGCCAGGTTGTTGAAGGCCTACGGCGAACTGCCTGAGAACACTAGGCTCAATGAGGGTATTGCTGGAGGACTTGATGAGGAGGATGATGGCCCTGGCGATGATTACATTGAATTCGAGGACGAAGACATCGACAAACTCTGA